The genomic window AGGGATATGTTCCATTGACAACTTTAACTTGCACACTTCACAAACACTGAGGATGCTACCTCTACAGGTACATCTGATTGACTAATACAAGACAGTCAATCAAAGATCAATGGCTTTGATTCTGACCCACCAGCCTTATCTTGTtgtttcatttctttcttttatttcttttcccaAGATCCCCTTTTACATAGTCCACTATCAATAAATGTTGCCATCATCCATACCTCTTCTTGATAAATTCATCATCCATAACTCTTCAGAAGCCATCAATTTATgcacaatataatataatttggTGTTAATTAATGAATGTGTATCATTATAATAATTTGTATTTGCTTATAGTGAGCATGATATTACCATACATGTACATAACTTAATGTACAATTTAACTAATAGATACCTAAACAAGAAACTATAATTGTTTTAAGGGTTTGTGCATCATAATTTCCATGTGAAACTCAAGCTGTTGTATGCTGACCGTCCAAAAAAAACCAGGCTTAGATGGGCCAATAGAAGGAAGATCCTAGCAAGTAACTGCACGCATCCAACCAGGTATCATATATAATCTGTGTTTCAGGTAAGAATTAAGTTTACAgtcagatagaaaaagaaaaaagggggtcGTAATACGATCTCAACATCCCTCTACTATATCTCAGTATAGGGGAGATAGTGATGGAGACTAGGTTGCAAGCCTCCTCCTAATAAGGATGGCAATGGGTCAGGTATGGATTGGGTCGGCCCATATCCATACCCACCCTGCAAGTAAAAACCCTATATCTATACCCGCCCCGTATCACCTCAGGTCAGATCGGGTCAAACAGAGATGCAGGTCAGCTCGGATCGGGTCAGTAGATAAGAGAGGTTGGTTGGATCGGGTACATATAAACAATATaaaatcattataattttaaagaGAGATATATGTTAAGATTATATCGAGTCGGACATACCATTATTCATATCCGACACGAATCCACTCcagatattttttctagaatgcaTACCCGTCCCGGGTTCCAATCGGATCAGGCAAAACCCACTCCATTCGGGTCCATCGAGTCGAATATCCGGCAAGTCGGCTAAAATTGCCACCCCTACTCCTAACTGCAGCATTATCTCACCCTCTCTCTCTTAGCCTCGCTCTCCAGATGGTGAGAAGTCCTCTAAAGTTGGGGAAAGGGTACAAGAGATGGCAAGAGAGAGGTGGTTTATCCTTCTTGGTGAATGGGAGGGCATGAGAAGGGTGGGAAATAGAAAAGAAGTCAGAAAGTTGGACTGGATGTTGAGAGAAGGGGAGCTGCTCATCCATTGAGGCGAGACAAAGGGGGCCTTAGCATCAGCAGAGTTGAGGGTGATGGAGGAACAGTATGGAGGTCTAAGAGAGGCATCACTTACAAACAAATAGACTGATGACATACTTCAATGCCATTTCTATTTAAGACAATGGGGATCCACCCTCTCAATTGAATAAAGTATCTAAAACATGCATGCTAGGAAAACACTTTTGTGTATAACCGACCACATATTTGATAGGAAAATGCTTGGAAGATGACACTCTTGTTCTAATTTATATAGAAAGATGCAAGAGTAGGGAAGCAGTTGATCTTTCCATCAAAAGACTAAATTGTTAGCCAAAGTTTCATATTATGATAACCGTATAGCTTCGTTGCTCCTTGGCTTCTTGCCAAACAGTGGAGTTATTTACCATATTTCACTTTAAATAGGGAATCACAATGCTAATGATAAATTTGTTGAGTTGAACACATCCTCATATCAAGAATATCATAGGACATTCAGGGAGAAGTGCATACGGGTGCATATAAGACAGCCAGTATGTATGACTCAGGCAGAGAGGTAGAGAGAGAGATAGGTTTCTTACTCTCTTGCAGCATTGAGGTCAAGCTGAAAAGTACTTTCAAGAAGCCTCTgcaagtttcaattttttttttaatggttagGCTATAATTGCATTTGGAAGAAAGAAAAACAGAGTCCAAGAGAAGGGGAGTTGTGCAAAAGTAAAAGTCCAATTACTTGCAGGGATATGGCATCCATGATGCCCGCTTCACAAAATGGAACAAAAACTAGGTAAGCAAAAAGAAGCCCTGCTTCATATCTGCCTAAGAAAAAACAGTAGGGAAGTTATATGCAAGAATTATTAGCTGAAAATCATCATACCATTTTGATAGTATAATTTAGGATGAAATAAACAAATGAAAACATAACCCATGAAGGTTTTTCCATTTCAAGAAGTACATTTGAATCATAAATGTCAGAAGGTCTCTATAAATTTTACATGTCATCAGCTATTCCGTAAGCTGTTTCTCCAGAGGAGCAAATGCACCAGCTGTAGATGCTCGGTGCCATAGTCCTTCTGACAATGCCCCAGGGCCTGCTTCTATAGCTGAATACCTGTCATcccatccaaatcaagaagaaacggATACGAAATCTTTATACTTATTCACTCATGTAATTAGAAGAATCAAGATTTCCATGTAAAATACACGAAAAACTTGATTATATAGCAAACTGAAGGAAACTAAAATTATTATGGCACCACAGTAAGTTTTGCAACCTGATTCTCTCACTTAAAAATTTTTGCAAGATGAATGTATGATATCATTTATGATCGAAAATAACTATAGATAACCTCTAAACTTGATGACATGAGTGGTAGCAGGTCTGAGCTATAGAGCCCATGGATAAACTCCTTTTGGTAGGGAACCATCAGTTTATAGAGCAGAAAAAATTAAAAGACACAAATGACAGCAAGCTCTTAATCTAATACTGAAGAGTTTAAAATTTGCAGTATAGTGTCTGATGAAGTGGATCTGAGAACAAAGTGAGATAGTTTTGGATCAAATTCTACTTCCACATATTCATGATGTCATTAGACATGGAAGACTAAGAAATGGAAATATACTTGATTTCCTTTTATGTTGATACGTACATCCATGTTTAGCAGATGAAATATGTGAACATATTTCATCTGCTAAACATAATTTATGGCAAtacactttttttagatttactaACAGTAGAACCACATAATTTTAGTTGATAAATATACAGAAAAGTAAATCATATGTAACATACCCAATATCAACTGAGAAGGCTAAGTCACGAAGACGTGGCACTAAATAAGCTGCATCTTTCTCTGCTATTGTGCTGCCATCAACAAATAATAAATTCAACTGTTTGATGAAAGAACATATAATTGTCCTTATTTTTCCCATAAGCCCATGGAAAGAAAAGGTAACAAATGGAGATAAATTCCAATATGATCAATAATATACTTGAGAACAACAGAAGCAGGACCGAGACTCTGGTGTAATCTATCATGGTGATGCATGTAGGCCAGGCCATTCATAGCTCCATTTAGTAGTTTGataacaaaaaatctccttcgCTTCAGTTTTTGCTCCTGATCAAATGGATTCCAAAATTTCTGCTCTCCTTTAGCAAGATTCTTTGAGATTGTTTCACTCATAACTTTGGCATAGTCTGCTGCACTATATTTCCCATCATCACGAAATGCAAGCCACTGAAAAGGCACATCTTTGTTTTATTTAAATAGAATTTACTATAAATACACCAAAAACAATGACACCTTTATAGATGATATAACAAACCTGCTCTCCAGTTTTTGTCTCGAACCCCCCTAACAAAAACTGAATATTCTGACAGATGTTTCTGGAGTCACTCTGCATATTATAGCACAACCTGGCTAGTTAGATAAATAAACTATCTATTATGTCACTAACCATATCATATGAAGAAATTTCCAGTAAGAAATAAATATTCTTTTTGTTGGTCCTAACTTAAGGGTAAGCAGTATACTTACTTGAATGAAGGCATGAGTACTTAGCTCATTGGCAGCCATCATATCTGCTTCAATACCACCAGCACGTTGTCCAGGAAAACCTTGACAAGTGGGCTAGCTTTTATCAGATAGGACAGAAAAGTGCATGCATGGTCTGAAATAAATAATTTAGCAGTAATTGTCTCGATGTTATGATGGAGAAATACCTAAAAAATATTGAATGTATTCCATGCGCTAAATGAAATTTCATGAAAGTAATACATTAATGATACATTGCAGCTAATCAGTCATTTGGTCTCAACTATGATTTCAGCTAGTGATGTTAGAAAACCTATCAGCAAAATTCTTTTGGTTGAAAACAAAAGCAACCAGCAGTGGTGGGCATAAGTCTGCAGTTGTTTATGGTCTTTTCCTCTTTATCTAAAGTCTAGCATGTGTGATACATGGGCCAGAACCCATCCAGGAATGAAGTCTGGCTACATGAACGATGATAAATTCACAAACATGTACTTTTCTATTTTTAAGATACAGTGTATTATATATAACAGAAACATGGAAGATGAAACTACATATTCTAGTTTTGGATACagtatttaagaaaaatatgaaaccAAAGTTTCTGGACTCTAGACAGCCTAAACCACTTCCAAATAAGAGAAGGGTTCTCTCACTTGTGCATTTTAGTTTCCCACTTGCAGACAGCATGCATGACCCATGGTGAGGCTTCAGGCTCTCAAGCTGGCGCATGAGGCCAGCTTCAAAGCCTTTCCCATTATATATTAGTAGATTTCCATCAGAAGCTCACAATCATGCGGCCAGCTTCAAAGCCTTTCCCATTATATATTAGTAGATTTCCATCAAAGCTCACGATCAGGACTTGAAAGGAACAAAATTCTAAATAGTGAAGTTCACTTCAGGAACACTAATGATGCAATGATGCTATCTATGGTGGCAACAGGCAATATAAATAATTACAATTAGCCATAGTATCATTAGCAGAACATGAACCATGTTTTTTAGGAAACTGAGGAAAAGAAGGCAGCATGACACTGATAATTGtataaatttttgaagaaatttaTCTGGGAGGTTATGAATTCATGGAGATAGGAACAAATTCTACAATTTTTGGAGGGAATGTGTTTCCTTCCAAAAATTATGGACCACAACATCTTATAGATAACACTATAAGTGTATGTGTATACAATATGCTATAATGTCCATAGATTTAGGTGCCTTTggtgttcaaaaagaaaaaactcaATCTTTAGGCATAGTTCCTTCCGCCAGTGAAAAAGGAAGTGCTTGGTAACACTGGGCCAAAATGGCTCCCAAATAAGAATTACTCAAGAAAAATATAAGTAACAAGTTGAACCTAGAAGCTTAAATTATTACGGAATGGGTCGATGATGTATATTAGTATTAACATCCCTCTCAATTGCAACATGGACCATGTTTGGAAGGATAAACAAGTCAAGAGAATAACTAAAACAAATCAGGATTGGCAATAACCAAAACAAATTGGGATGGCAAATAGGTAAATCAAATATATAATTGCTTGTAGGGGATTTGAAGTCATGTCCCCCAGCAAGCTAAGATCTAATACCATGTTACCTAACTACTTGAACCTGGATTTGAGCTATTTAGGCAATCGGTCAACAATGTATATTAAGATTAACAAATAGGAGCTAGAAAAAGTGAATCTAATCCAAGACAAACAGTCAACATATTTATACATTTAAGACCTTCCTAGTAAGCTTCTAATTACCTAATCTTAATTAAAAAGGGGAAAATGATCCCATCCATCAGCAGGTTAATATTATATCAAGAAAGATATGTTTCACCACAAGTAATATGTTCACCTGAAAGGACCATTCCTGCAGCATATCACCACCCATTCCAAGTTCAGAAACCCAGTTTCATTAAGGAAAGAAACATCACCAAAATTTTAATCTTTATTGTCTTTGCCAAAAAGTAAATAAATTAGGTGCAGCAAACCAATGCTGTTGCCATACCACATATCGAAAAAAAGCACACGTCTACATCAATTAGGCATGTGAAACACTGCTACAATGTATGTGCATGGCAGACAAgcctcttaaaaaataaaatcacacTTGAGTTCATGCTGCATGAGTAGCATCTCTCACTACAATAATCTTTGGATACCATCTTGCAAGATACCAAGCATTGTTGGGTAGAGGACAAAACTCAATAAGCACATACACAAACTCATACCAATGTGAAACAAGAGTACATGCTACCAAAAAGAAAATGTATATTGCTGGGTTCATACTCTAAGATGCCTCATTGTGGTTAGGAGAGACAAAAATACACCTAATTCACCATTGAATATGTCAATTTTTCACCAGCAACCTTTCTACTGCCTCTGTTTTCTTTCATAAGTTGGGATCAAGCAGAGTATCTTTAAAATTGTGGACTAAAATTTAGATGGTTAATTGTCTTACCTTTTGTTTTACAAATAAGTAAATATTTTGTGATATCTAACTTGCTTACTTGATGATACTCCAAAATCAAATTATTATTTGGGCATGATTCTCATGCATTTGTCAACCACGTACCAAGTGGATGAAATAGCTGGCACATCCAAACATTGAAACAACACAATTGTATAGACAATTGAATCAATAAACCATAGTGCCACACAACAAATAAGCattatcaaatttgattctgaAGTTTAGTGGACTTGAAGTAAATTTTGAAAGGAATAAGAAGATTTATGGACAGTACCTTAAATATAACTCTGGTTCCCTTCAGTGTACCTTGGGTTACTCTTCCTTCATAAAGCCTGCAATGAGACTGTGAGGATAACACTGGTatattagttaaaaaaaaaaagaaaagaaaagaaaatacaggATTATAAATAAATCCTGATGCTAGGAAAAGCACCTGATCTTCACTTGGCCCTCTCCAACATCTTGGACCCTCAAACGCTCAATGTCCTCAGACGAGTAGCAGGAGTGAATTCTTGCAGTCCGCTGACATTAGAAATCCCTCCTGCTTGAAATGATGAGTAGCTGTTGGAGTTTAAGCATCCTTGTCAACCAAAACCAAACAAGACTGAGCAATAAATAATATAAGTTTATAAATCCTTTGATGACTTATTTGttctctttttttgaaaaaaaataaaataaagaaaggcTGGACATTCATATATGCATAAGGTTTACGGTAAATATTACAGCCCCAATGGGTAGCTTTTGAAGCAGCATTTTGTCTTCCGACAATTTTCCGCAACAATTAAATTTCCTCTTGTCTTTCAAATCCTATTACCTCTACATCTTCTCTCACCAAGAAAATTTAGTCGGGACAGGTTAAAACATAGAGTTCCTATTTCTGTATATGACTGAAAATCAGGAGACCTACATATTTGTGAATAAATTATTACCATTCTAAGACAGCAATTAATACTGTTCAAATAGTGATCCCCACGACACTAGGCAAGCAGCCATTAGCCACACAGTTTTATCTCTCCATAAATCAAACCTTTAAATCACCATTTCGAGACAAGCTGCCAGCAGAACAGGAAAATACCCAGATATTTCGAAAACCCCCCTATTTTATattgaacaggccgaagaagaaccAAGGAATGATCTTGGCTTAAAAGCACTGCACGTTCTCGCAAAATCATCCAATCCCTTCGAAAAGAACAAGATTTACGACGATAACTATCGGAAAAGATCCAAACATCACGGTACAAACAACTAAAAGAACACTTAATTTCAACAGAGCACCTCCTAATTCTCCTCAAGCGCTGGAATGAAGGAAGAAATTGCAGAAATATACCACCCAAAGaaacgaaagaaagaaagaaaggctgCTCGGAGGGAGGATAACCTGGTGATGTTCATGAATCCGTAGCTTCCGACGAACCTTCCGACCTCGAAATCATCTGGATTGGTGATCAAAGCCGCTCTGATCGAATGAACCTGCGATTCGCGGTGGTTCGATGCCTCGAACCCTTGGATGCTTGGAGAAGGAAGGAAGTTCTCACCGGAGATTGGTTGTGCTCTCCATGCGAAGGTTTTCTCGGAGTTGCTGAGACAAAGAGGGAATCGGAAGCAGCGATCCGCATGACCgtctctttctttccttctctttccccTCTAACAGTGGAAGTACTGGAGGGGTACCCTCTTTTATCTTTCGCGCTATAAAGCGATGACGTTGAGAAGGCGAGAGGAGGACGACGGAAGCAGGATTGGATAATATCATAATAGAATGGATGGATAAGGCGAGCTGGGATTTTGTGCGGCTGCCGTGATGAGATTGTCATGTAGTGTCATCTTTTGCATCATATCTATCAAACACATACACagcatatgatatgatattatatgataatatcatcaTGAGAATTAGGTAAAATTTACAGACAaaatctgaattaaataaatttaaaattgaatgacctaataatacttaattaaaattaataaaaaaataaaaatctttagatgacccaaatttttttgtatcattaatcaaattaataatgacATTGTTAACCAtacacctatatatatatatatatatatatatatatatatatatatatatatatatatatatatgccagCACGTATTCATGcttctatatttttataattgCATCGATTCTCTCGTCTCTCTTTATTTCTCAAATACGGTTTGAAGATGATAGAGAGTGACACTAGAAGGTCCTTAGATAATTCGTTTCTTACATAACTATAGTTTACAATTTTTAGCCTGTCAATTACATGGTTGAAAAGTATCAAGATTGTTTGCCTCCAACTCCATCCataattcataaattattttaattttatttattataattaaattatagttGCTCCTGTTGTCAAAAATTCAAACTAAGAAGATTAGATGAGCTAATGAACAAGGAGACTAATGAAAGTGGTAGAATTATGCTCGGATTGCTATGCTCAGGCAAAAAGATCTTTTTGGAGTTTAGAGTCTGATCTAAAAGTAACAAAAATAACATCAAAGGTTGTCGGATTTACCTATCAATATCTAAATCAAGTAGGGATTTGAAAAATAATATTGGCTTGACAAAAAAATAAGAGTAAGCATAAAAATAAGAATGTATCGACACTTTTAGAGGTTCTACTGATGCTATTTATGTAAGGTGAGGATTGATGTGAGAAAAATAGATATATGCCTTAATTTCTTGTTGAGCATAACATATTTTTTCTATTGATTATTTGTAATTAAAAGCTACAATGTAAATACAATTGTATCTATGATGTTAAAAGAGATATGATAATCCtccaaataatttaataatattatccCTTAAAAAAAATTCCAATGTAATATAATCATCATCATATTATTTTATAGCTTTAGTAAAAACTACATTAGTATTGAGATATTATAacaattattattataatattatatgatgGAAAATAAGTTGATACTATAATaagatttattattattttcataaatatatttatatattatatattattatatgacAATAATAACATTGTAAAAACTCCCGTAGTAACTGTATCACTACCATAatttcatattataataatttgaTATATTATAATCATAAATACATATTTAAAATATGTATGGATATTTAGTAATAATTATTGTATGAAAGAAATTATAGGATAATTGATTTTTGCTATTGCATTTTGTAGATTATAATAAGAATCACTACAATACAACAATAATGGTAAATaagtatataataataatattggtataataatgatatattattttgaggTTTATTTGATACCATAACAACCAACAACGACTCCACTACTAGCACATCATTTTGCTTATTTTGTTCCTCCTATCACTCGAGGATGGACGTGATCTTCACCTCACAGCGTTAAAATCCTTTCTACCGTATGTCAACTATGTTAATGCATCTATTTTATTATCAGGAGTGACTCCATCATTTTGTTCCTATTTTGTGCACATCTGGCCTTATAGAGTAAAGATTGGCACTATACATGTGCTTCTTACGATGACTAGATGGTTCATGATTCATACTCCGCAAATGAAGTACTACATTGCTAATAATAAGTTAATGACCCTTGGACTCATCTTTCCACTAACTTGTTTCTCGTCTTTCAACTATCTTGTTTGGAGCAAGCATCTATAAATCCATAAAATAAGCTtttaaatttgatcatattcagCCCAATTTAAATGAATAAGAAAAGTATTTGACTGGATaagttaagatctaaaattaaaatgagaATGAATGGTTTTCATTCAAATCGTTTGATTGAAAGAAGTTCCATTTTGATTCGAATTTAATTCTAATGTGAATGAAAATGATTAAATCTATCTAAAActtaatcctattctcttcttaaaatttaaatttttattttgatttcaataTTAATTTCgatcataaattaaatatttaaaagatttgaccatttcaatttcaatttcaaCCCATTCGAATTTTGATTTCGATTGTAAATTAAACACCCCAAAAGTAGACTCAATTTTTTGAGCTAATTTAGCATATGGATTGGATTTGGATGCATCAATCCTGTCCAACCCAACTAGATGGCAGCCCTAGCCAGAATTATacactagtttttttttttttttttgctattttctttcaaattacaAGCTCCAGGCCCAACCCAGCCATTGCTACAGTGCAGAAATCTGGCTTGGTGTTCTTCTTGGTCCCATGGCACCACTTGTCCATTAAAATTTGCTTCCAGGCCCTACCCAGCAAGCAACCCAATTCTGCTGCCCGCAACATTGTCATCATGGTGGCACGATGCTATTGGTTGACTCACAAGCTTCACATGATTCGGGCCCCACAGGTTGGTGAGAAGGTGCGAGAGTCGACGTCGTCAAAAAAGCGGGGCGAATTGGTGGTCCCACCGTCCCAAATTTCCAATCGATAAAAAGCAAGAACGGGAGCCCCATAGCCTGCCCAAAATAGAAAAAAGACGGAATCGGGCATATTCCCCTATCCcgttattcttaaaaaaaaatgccCTCCAGTTTTTTGTCCAGTAGGTCCCTAGACGTCGGTAACAGGGGAGTGAGCACGAGGGTTATTTCGTAATTTGAAAAGATAACGGGGACATCCGTGCCGGACGGTTGTCGATTGTCATCAACCTTCGTCCGTCTCTCCGGTTTCATCAACTGGGTATCAGTCTTAGCAATATGCCCACATTTTCTATTGAAATATCGAAATtagccctcccccccccccccaacgtcGCAGTCCATAGATTTCTCACGGGTATATATTAGCCGTCCGATCTGCTAAAACTACTCCCCTACCCCCTAACAAAACTGGGACCCACAAAAGGAGGGCAGTTCTGATATTGTGATCAAAGGCCAGGGGCATTTGTTTTCCTCTTACGGCAGACCCGACGCCGTCGTTGTGCCTTCGAGGCGGTACCTTTTTTATACCCTTACTGGTTTTAAAAGGCCTCTTTGGAAGCGCCGGTTCCCATGCGGAAGTCACTCGAGAAGCCCTCGAATCGCCTCTGCCCTCCTCGTCGTCCCCACCGCCCTCTCCGTCTTCGTTCTCCGAGATCGAATTCGATTTCTAAAAGCCCCTAATTTTTGGTCGTTTGTTGTAAGATGTAAGATCGGATGGGCGCGGCTCGGTCGCCGTGAGGTTTGCGGGACGGGAGGGGACCGGAAGAGGGATGGACGGCGCCGGCGGGGGAGGAGGGgccgcggcggcggcggcggcgacaAGCGCGAACCCGAACCTGAACGCGAACTTGCCGCCTCCGTTCTTGAGCAAGACGTACGAGATGGTGGACGACCCGGCGACGGACGCGATCGTATCGTGGGGACCGGCGAACAACAGCTTCGTGGTGTGGAACACGCCTGAGTTTGCCCGAGACCTCCTCCCTAAGTACTTCAAGCACAATAATTTCTCCAGCTTCGTCCGCCAACTAAACACCTATGTACGCGCTTCATCCATCTCCTCCCCCCATCTTTcctctttccttccttctttCGATTGCGAGCGGCT from Elaeis guineensis isolate ETL-2024a chromosome 4, EG11, whole genome shotgun sequence includes these protein-coding regions:
- the LOC105034872 gene encoding LOW QUALITY PROTEIN: uncharacterized protein (The sequence of the model RefSeq protein was modified relative to this genomic sequence to represent the inferred CDS: inserted 3 bases in 3 codons); translation: MRIAASDSLFVSATPRKPSHGEHNQSPVRTSFLLQASKGSRHRTTANRXVHSIRAALITNPDDFEVGRFVGSYGFMNITSYSSFQAGGISNVSGLQEFTPXYSSEDIERLRVQDVGEGQVKIRLYEGRVTQGTLKGTRVIFKVFPGQRAGGIEADMMAANELSTHAFIQSDSRNICQNIQFLLGGFETKTGEQWLAFRDDGKYSAADYAKVMSETISKNLAKGEQKFWNPFDQEQKLKRRRFFVIKLLNGAMNGLAYMHHHDRLHQSLGPASVVLNTIAEKDAAYLVPRLRDLAFSVDIGYSAIEAGPGALSEGLWHRASTAGAFAPLEKXAYGIADDIYEAGLLFAYLVFVPFCEAGIMDAISLQRLLESTFQLDLNAAREYCLADDRLLEAVKFLDLGDGAGWELLQAMLNPDYRQRPIAEAVLRHRFMTGAIL